The proteins below come from a single Streptomyces sp. M92 genomic window:
- a CDS encoding ABC transporter substrate-binding protein, producing the protein MRAARRGSARKAVVVAAIASLGAGLLAGCADDGKDEDGSSSGDSSGKTTITLGLFGTMGFKEAGLYEEYEKLNPDINIEETVTERNENYYPALVNHLTTESGLQDVQAIEVGNIAEVVETQADKFVDMAKVEGVQPSSWLDWKWKQGVTKDGQAVGLGTDIGPMAICYRKDLFEKAGLPTDRDEVSALWAGDWNKFIEAGEKYKEGAGEDTYFMDSPGGLINAILSSEEEKFYDASGKVIYKTNPAVKKAFDLTAEAAEKDLVQAQTQFQPAWEQTISNNLFATVACPPWMLGTIKAKSQPEAAGQWDVAAAPKSGNWGGSFLGVPKSGKNVEEAQKFVAWLTAPEQQAKLFAVQGSFPSAPAAYKLPQVTDAKNEMTGDSPIGEIFAKAAESIPAQVIGPKDQIIQQGLTDNGVILVTQGKSPEEAWENATKTIDNNLEK; encoded by the coding sequence ATGCGAGCAGCACGCAGAGGATCGGCCCGCAAGGCGGTGGTCGTGGCGGCCATCGCGTCGCTGGGCGCCGGGCTGCTGGCCGGCTGCGCCGACGACGGCAAGGACGAGGACGGCTCGTCGTCGGGCGACAGCAGCGGCAAGACCACCATCACCCTCGGCCTGTTCGGCACCATGGGCTTCAAGGAGGCCGGGCTCTACGAGGAGTACGAGAAGCTCAACCCGGACATCAACATCGAGGAGACGGTCACCGAGCGGAACGAGAACTACTACCCCGCTCTGGTCAACCACCTCACCACCGAGAGCGGCCTCCAGGACGTCCAGGCCATCGAGGTCGGCAACATCGCCGAGGTCGTCGAGACCCAGGCCGACAAGTTCGTCGACATGGCCAAGGTCGAGGGCGTGCAGCCCAGCAGCTGGCTGGACTGGAAGTGGAAGCAGGGCGTCACCAAGGACGGCCAGGCGGTCGGTCTCGGCACCGACATCGGCCCGATGGCCATCTGCTACCGCAAGGACCTCTTCGAGAAGGCCGGCCTGCCGACCGACCGCGACGAGGTCAGCGCGCTGTGGGCGGGCGACTGGAACAAGTTCATCGAGGCCGGCGAGAAGTACAAGGAGGGCGCCGGCGAGGACACCTACTTCATGGACTCGCCCGGTGGTCTGATCAACGCCATCCTCAGCAGTGAGGAGGAGAAGTTCTACGACGCCTCCGGCAAGGTCATCTACAAGACCAACCCCGCCGTGAAGAAGGCCTTCGACCTGACCGCCGAGGCCGCCGAGAAGGACCTGGTCCAGGCGCAGACCCAGTTCCAGCCGGCCTGGGAGCAGACCATCTCCAACAACCTCTTCGCCACCGTCGCCTGCCCGCCGTGGATGCTCGGCACCATCAAGGCCAAGTCGCAGCCCGAGGCGGCCGGCCAGTGGGACGTGGCCGCGGCGCCGAAGTCCGGCAACTGGGGCGGTTCCTTCCTGGGCGTGCCCAAGAGCGGCAAGAACGTCGAGGAGGCGCAGAAGTTCGTCGCCTGGCTGACCGCGCCGGAGCAGCAGGCCAAGCTCTTCGCCGTGCAGGGCAGCTTCCCGAGCGCGCCGGCCGCGTACAAGCTGCCGCAGGTGACGGACGCCAAGAACGAGATGACCGGTGACTCGCCGATCGGTGAGATCTTCGCCAAGGCCGCCGAGTCCATCCCGGCGCAGGTGATCGGCCCGAAGGACCAGATCATCCAGCAGGGTCTGACCGACAACGGCGTCATCCTCGTCACCCAGGGCAAGTCGCCCGAGGAGGCCTGGGAGAACGCCACCAAGACCATCGACAACAACCTGGAGAAGTGA
- a CDS encoding carbohydrate ABC transporter permease, whose protein sequence is MTTRHDTAAPPAKGGAAPGRGPGGAASPGEARKRARLSRRWQRDLRWSPYAFVSPFFLLFAAFGLFPLLYTGWASLHTVELTAPTEMEWAGLDNFTRIFDDDFFWNAAQNTLTIGIISTVPQLLMAMGLAHILNYKLRGSTFYRVVMLAPYATSIAAASLVFVLLFGRDYGMINWALDLVGLDKVDWQSDKWPSQIAVSSIVIWRWTGYNALIYLAAMQAIPQDLYESAALDGASRWRQFIHVTLPQLRPTILFTVVVSTIGASQLFGEPLLFDANKGASGGSQHQFQTLGLYLYEQGWINQHLGRASAIAWTMFLILIVIGLVNYVISRRLRASS, encoded by the coding sequence ATGACCACCCGGCACGACACCGCCGCGCCCCCCGCGAAGGGGGGCGCGGCCCCGGGCCGAGGGCCCGGCGGCGCGGCCTCCCCCGGGGAGGCGAGGAAGCGGGCCCGGCTCTCCCGCCGCTGGCAGCGGGACCTGCGCTGGAGCCCGTACGCGTTCGTCTCCCCGTTCTTCCTGCTGTTCGCGGCCTTCGGCCTGTTCCCGCTGCTCTACACCGGCTGGGCCTCGCTGCACACGGTGGAGCTGACCGCGCCCACCGAGATGGAGTGGGCGGGCCTGGACAACTTCACCAGGATCTTCGACGACGACTTCTTCTGGAACGCCGCGCAGAACACGCTGACCATCGGCATCATCTCCACGGTGCCGCAGCTGCTGATGGCGATGGGCCTGGCGCACATCCTCAACTACAAGCTGCGCGGCTCCACGTTCTACCGCGTCGTGATGCTCGCGCCGTACGCGACGTCGATCGCCGCCGCCTCGCTGGTCTTCGTCCTGCTCTTCGGCCGTGACTACGGCATGATCAACTGGGCTCTCGACCTGGTCGGCCTGGACAAGGTCGACTGGCAGAGCGACAAGTGGCCGTCCCAGATAGCCGTCTCGTCGATCGTCATCTGGCGCTGGACCGGCTACAACGCGCTGATCTACCTGGCGGCGATGCAGGCGATCCCGCAGGACCTGTACGAGTCGGCGGCGCTGGACGGTGCCAGCCGGTGGCGGCAGTTCATCCACGTCACGCTGCCCCAGCTGCGTCCCACGATCCTCTTCACGGTCGTCGTGTCGACCATCGGCGCCTCGCAGCTGTTCGGCGAGCCGCTGCTGTTCGACGCCAACAAGGGCGCCTCCGGCGGCTCCCAGCACCAGTTCCAGACGCTCGGCCTGTACCTGTACGAGCAGGGCTGGATCAACCAGCACCTGGGCCGCGCCTCCGCGATCGCCTGGACGATGTTCCTGATCCTCATCGTGATCGGGCTCGTCAACTACGTCATCTCGCGCCGGCTGCGCGCCAGTAGTTAA
- a CDS encoding carbohydrate ABC transporter permease has translation MTTTLTKPPAEPVPEPPRRGRHGPKSARAGGQMHAGPVAYIILALFTVGSLFPLVWTAIAASRDNQRLAQTPPPFWFGGNLFDKIEIAWTDANMGEAILNTTIVAGISAVTVVFLSTIAGFAFAKLKFRGRNALMLIVVGTMMIPPQLSIIPLYMMVAKLDWTDQLQAVIFPSLVSAFGVFFMRQYLLQALPDEIIEAARVDGASSWRVVWHVVFPAARPAMAVLGMLIFVQVWNDFLWPFLVLTQNGNPTVQVAVAGLGRGFTPDQALIMGGALLGTLPLLLVFAIFGKQIVGGIMQGAVKG, from the coding sequence GTGACGACGACCCTGACCAAACCCCCGGCCGAGCCGGTGCCCGAGCCGCCCCGACGGGGCCGCCACGGACCCAAGTCGGCCCGGGCCGGCGGGCAGATGCACGCCGGTCCCGTCGCGTACATCATCCTCGCCCTGTTCACCGTCGGCTCGCTGTTCCCGCTGGTGTGGACGGCGATCGCCGCCTCCCGCGACAACCAGCGCCTGGCGCAGACGCCGCCGCCGTTCTGGTTCGGCGGCAACCTCTTCGACAAGATCGAGATCGCCTGGACCGACGCCAACATGGGCGAGGCGATCCTCAACACCACGATCGTGGCGGGCATCTCGGCGGTGACCGTCGTCTTCCTGTCGACGATCGCCGGCTTCGCCTTCGCCAAGCTGAAGTTCCGGGGCCGCAACGCGCTGATGCTGATCGTGGTCGGCACGATGATGATCCCGCCGCAGCTGAGCATCATCCCGCTGTACATGATGGTGGCCAAGCTGGACTGGACCGACCAGCTCCAGGCGGTGATCTTCCCGTCGCTGGTCAGCGCGTTCGGTGTGTTCTTCATGCGCCAGTACCTGTTGCAGGCGCTGCCGGACGAGATCATCGAGGCCGCCCGCGTGGACGGCGCGAGCAGCTGGCGCGTGGTGTGGCACGTGGTGTTCCCGGCGGCCCGGCCCGCGATGGCCGTCCTCGGCATGCTGATCTTCGTGCAGGTGTGGAACGACTTCCTCTGGCCGTTCCTCGTGCTGACACAGAACGGCAACCCGACCGTGCAGGTGGCGGTGGCGGGCCTCGGCCGCGGCTTCACCCCGGACCAGGCCCTGATCATGGGCGGTGCGCTGCTCGGCACCCTGCCCCTGCTGCTGGTCTTCGCGATCTTCGGCAAGCAGATCGTGGGCGGCATCATGCAGGGCGCCGTCAAGGGCTGA
- a CDS encoding GH1 family beta-glucosidase, protein MLESATPVTPVTFPPAFLWGAATSAYQIEGAVREDGRTPSIWDTFSHTPGKTAGGDTGDIAVDHYHRYRDDVALMKELGLGAYRFSISWPRVQPTGRGPAVQRGLDFYRRLVDELLAAGIKPAVTLYHWDLPQELEDAGGWPERDTAYRFAEYAQIVGEALGDRVEQWITLNEPWCAAFLGYASGVHAPGRTDPAAALRAAHHQNLAHGLGTVALRSVMPARNSVAISLNTSVVRPLSQSPADLAAAQKIDDLSGGIFHGPILHGAYPRTLLEATAPVTDWSFVQDGDLGQIRQPLDAVCLNYYTPTVVSAADADSRAPRADGHGESDHSPWPAADDVAFHQPPGERTEMGWSVDPTGLHELIMRYHREAPGLPLYISENGAAYDDKPGADGSVHDPERVAYLDGHLRAVRRAIADGADVRGYYLWSLLDNFEWAYGYEKRFGAVYVDYVSQRRTPKSSALWYGRAARTGALPPVESAAAE, encoded by the coding sequence ATGCTTGAGTCCGCAACGCCGGTGACCCCGGTGACCTTCCCCCCTGCCTTCCTCTGGGGCGCCGCGACCTCGGCGTACCAGATCGAGGGAGCGGTGCGGGAGGACGGCCGCACGCCCTCGATCTGGGACACCTTCAGCCACACCCCGGGGAAGACGGCCGGCGGCGACACCGGTGACATCGCTGTCGACCACTACCACCGCTACCGCGACGACGTGGCGCTGATGAAGGAGCTGGGGCTCGGCGCCTACCGCTTCTCCATCTCCTGGCCCCGGGTGCAGCCGACCGGCCGCGGCCCCGCCGTCCAGCGTGGCCTGGACTTCTACCGCCGCCTGGTGGACGAACTGCTGGCGGCCGGGATCAAGCCGGCCGTCACCCTCTACCACTGGGACCTGCCGCAGGAGCTGGAGGACGCGGGCGGCTGGCCCGAGCGGGACACGGCGTACCGGTTCGCCGAGTACGCGCAGATCGTCGGCGAGGCGCTCGGCGACCGCGTGGAGCAGTGGATCACGCTCAACGAGCCGTGGTGCGCCGCCTTCCTCGGCTACGCCTCCGGCGTGCACGCCCCGGGCCGCACCGACCCGGCGGCCGCGCTGCGCGCCGCGCACCACCAGAACCTGGCGCACGGCCTGGGCACCGTGGCCCTGCGTTCGGTGATGCCGGCCCGCAACTCGGTGGCGATCAGCCTCAACACGTCCGTGGTCCGGCCGCTGTCGCAGAGCCCGGCGGACCTGGCGGCCGCGCAGAAGATCGACGACCTGTCCGGCGGCATCTTCCACGGCCCGATCCTGCACGGCGCCTACCCGCGGACCCTGCTGGAGGCGACGGCCCCGGTCACCGACTGGTCGTTCGTCCAGGACGGCGACCTGGGGCAGATCCGCCAGCCCCTCGACGCCGTCTGCCTCAACTACTACACGCCCACCGTCGTCTCGGCCGCCGACGCCGACTCGCGCGCCCCGCGCGCCGACGGCCACGGCGAGAGCGACCACTCCCCCTGGCCCGCCGCGGACGACGTGGCGTTCCACCAGCCGCCGGGTGAGCGTACGGAGATGGGCTGGAGCGTCGACCCGACCGGCCTGCACGAGCTGATCATGCGCTACCACCGGGAGGCGCCGGGCCTGCCGCTGTACATCAGCGAGAACGGCGCCGCCTACGACGACAAGCCCGGCGCCGACGGCTCGGTGCACGACCCCGAGCGGGTCGCCTACCTGGACGGCCACCTCCGGGCCGTCCGCCGGGCCATCGCGGACGGCGCCGACGTGCGCGGCTACTACCTGTGGTCCCTGCTGGACAACTTCGAGTGGGCGTACGGCTACGAGAAGCGGTTCGGCGCGGTGTACGTCGACTACGTCTCCCAGCGGCGCACGCCCAAGTCGAGCGCCCTGTGGTACGGGCGGGCGGCCCGCACGGGGGCGCTGCCGCCGGTGGAGTCGGCCGCGGCCGAATAG
- a CDS encoding FG-GAP-like repeat-containing protein: MSHRGIRTRRARGALTAGVALAAAAGLLTAAPAAQAVSGEPAATGDHAFTARLVIGEGDTMRGCSAALVHQQWLLTATSCFASTPGAAVKPGKPALKSTATLGGKTLEIVEVVPRDDRDVAMARLAEPVTTVQPVKLAADAPVAGETLLGAGFGRTRTEWVPNQPHTGEFRVDSATATTVALTGQDGVSVCKGDTGGPALRGTDSGVELTAVHSRSWQGGCFGQAETETRTGAVDARADGLAGWVTDVRNRDRSHSADIDGDGKADLVVLRSNGDIVVHRNQGDSFAPGRVMSGGWGRFVTWKDLGRLYFADVNGDRKADMIVHTNDGNIEVRTNHGTYWDQGTHWSGGWGRFIDGSDMGRLYFEDVNGDRKADLIVHTSDGNIAVRTNRGTYWDSGTHWSTGWGRFVTWKDMGRLYFEDVNGDGKADLIVHTSDGNIAVRTNHGTYWDSGTHWSTGWGRFIDGSDMGTLMFGDATGDGKADLFVHTKDGEVAVRTNHGNYWDSGKVMITL; this comes from the coding sequence TTGTCCCACAGAGGAATCCGCACCCGGCGGGCTCGCGGCGCCCTGACCGCCGGCGTCGCCCTGGCGGCCGCCGCCGGCCTGCTCACCGCGGCGCCGGCCGCTCAGGCGGTGTCCGGCGAGCCGGCGGCCACAGGTGACCACGCTTTCACCGCCCGGCTCGTCATCGGCGAGGGCGACACCATGCGCGGCTGCTCGGCCGCGCTGGTGCACCAGCAGTGGCTGCTGACCGCCACCAGCTGCTTCGCCTCCACTCCGGGCGCCGCGGTCAAGCCCGGCAAGCCCGCGCTCAAGTCCACGGCGACCCTGGGCGGCAAGACCCTCGAGATAGTCGAGGTGGTCCCGCGCGACGACCGGGACGTGGCCATGGCCCGGCTCGCCGAGCCCGTCACCACGGTCCAGCCGGTGAAGCTGGCCGCCGACGCCCCCGTGGCGGGCGAGACCCTGCTCGGCGCCGGATTCGGGCGGACCCGCACCGAGTGGGTCCCCAACCAGCCGCACACCGGTGAGTTCCGGGTGGACTCCGCCACCGCCACCACCGTGGCCCTGACCGGACAGGACGGCGTCTCCGTCTGCAAGGGCGACACCGGTGGCCCGGCCCTGCGCGGCACGGACAGCGGGGTGGAGCTGACGGCCGTCCACAGCCGCTCCTGGCAGGGCGGGTGCTTCGGCCAGGCCGAGACCGAGACCCGGACCGGCGCGGTGGACGCCAGGGCCGACGGCCTCGCGGGCTGGGTGACCGACGTCCGCAACCGCGACCGGAGCCACTCGGCCGACATCGACGGCGACGGCAAGGCCGACCTGGTCGTCCTCCGCTCGAACGGCGACATCGTCGTCCACCGCAACCAGGGTGACTCCTTCGCCCCGGGCCGGGTCATGTCCGGTGGCTGGGGCCGCTTCGTGACGTGGAAGGACCTGGGCCGGCTGTACTTCGCCGACGTCAACGGCGACCGCAAGGCCGACATGATCGTCCACACCAACGACGGCAACATCGAGGTCCGCACCAACCACGGCACGTACTGGGACCAGGGCACCCACTGGTCCGGCGGCTGGGGCCGCTTCATCGACGGCAGCGACATGGGCCGGCTGTACTTCGAGGATGTCAACGGCGACCGCAAGGCCGACCTGATCGTCCACACCAGCGACGGCAACATCGCCGTGCGCACCAACCGCGGCACCTACTGGGACAGTGGCACCCACTGGTCCACCGGCTGGGGCCGCTTCGTGACGTGGAAGGACATGGGGCGGCTGTACTTCGAGGATGTCAACGGCGACGGCAAGGCCGACCTGATCGTCCACACCAGCGACGGCAACATCGCCGTCCGCACCAACCACGGCACCTACTGGGACAGTGGCACCCACTGGTCCACCGGCTGGGGCCGCTTCATCGACGGCAGCGACATGGGCACCCTCATGTTCGGTGACGCCACCGGCGACGGCAAGGCCGACTTGTTCGTCCACACCAAGGACGGCGAAGTCGCGGTCCGCACCAACCACGGCAACTACTGGGACAGTGGCAAGGTCATGATCACGCTCTGA
- a CDS encoding sensor histidine kinase — MRWALVKVSLAVTAMVVVAFAVPLGLVIREMARDRAFSNAEREAAAVAPALSITTDRDQLERVVASAGSDAGMAVHIPGLDARTGATDIGRQRATDQDIAAVREMGRASTTEVEGGSTLLQPVALSSGEIAVVEVYVPESEVTNGVGTAWAVLAAVGAALIVGSVAVADRLGVRMVQPAQRLVEGAHELGEGKLGARVPEEGPNELRLAAVAFNSMADQVVQLLANERELAADLSHRLRTPLTVLRLNAASLGDGPAADQTRAAVEQLEREVDTIIRTARDAKPQTAAAGPGAGCDAAEVVRERMAFWSALAEDEGRKWRVAGADRPVRIPVARADLAASLDALLGNVFRHTAEGTAFAVDLHNGEDAVIVLVSDAGPGISDPQGAMARGRGSGSDGSTGLGLDIVRRLAESTGGDVRIGSSVLGGTEVRIWIQLDGRAAPERQRGHRGSVRRRRGPRLISSCNRPANK, encoded by the coding sequence ATGAGATGGGCCCTGGTCAAGGTGTCGCTGGCGGTCACCGCGATGGTCGTGGTCGCCTTCGCGGTCCCGCTCGGCCTGGTCATCCGCGAGATGGCCCGGGACCGCGCCTTCTCCAACGCCGAGCGCGAGGCCGCCGCCGTCGCCCCCGCGCTGTCCATCACCACCGACCGCGACCAGCTGGAGCGCGTCGTCGCCTCCGCGGGGTCCGACGCCGGAATGGCCGTGCACATACCGGGACTCGACGCGCGGACCGGAGCCACCGACATCGGCCGGCAGCGCGCCACCGACCAGGACATCGCCGCCGTGCGCGAGATGGGCCGCGCCTCCACCACGGAGGTCGAGGGCGGTTCCACCCTGCTCCAGCCGGTCGCGCTCAGCTCCGGCGAGATCGCCGTCGTCGAGGTGTACGTCCCCGAGTCCGAGGTCACCAACGGCGTCGGCACGGCCTGGGCGGTGCTGGCCGCCGTCGGCGCCGCCCTGATCGTCGGTTCGGTCGCGGTCGCCGACCGGCTGGGCGTACGGATGGTGCAGCCCGCTCAGCGCCTGGTCGAGGGCGCGCACGAACTGGGGGAGGGGAAGCTGGGCGCGCGGGTGCCGGAGGAGGGTCCGAACGAACTGCGGCTCGCGGCCGTCGCGTTCAACTCCATGGCCGACCAGGTGGTGCAACTGCTGGCCAACGAACGGGAGCTGGCCGCCGACCTGTCCCACCGCCTGCGCACTCCGCTGACCGTGCTGCGGCTCAACGCGGCCTCGCTGGGCGACGGGCCGGCCGCCGACCAGACCCGGGCCGCCGTCGAGCAGTTGGAGCGCGAGGTCGACACGATCATCCGCACCGCCCGGGACGCCAAGCCGCAGACGGCCGCGGCCGGTCCCGGCGCCGGGTGCGACGCGGCGGAAGTGGTCCGGGAGCGGATGGCCTTCTGGTCCGCGCTCGCCGAGGACGAGGGCCGCAAGTGGCGGGTGGCCGGCGCCGACCGGCCGGTGCGGATTCCCGTGGCCCGGGCCGACCTGGCCGCCTCCCTGGACGCCCTGCTCGGCAACGTCTTCCGGCACACCGCCGAGGGCACGGCCTTCGCGGTCGACCTGCACAACGGCGAGGACGCGGTGATCGTCCTCGTGTCGGACGCGGGCCCCGGCATATCCGACCCGCAGGGGGCGATGGCCCGCGGCCGGGGTTCGGGCAGCGACGGGTCGACCGGCCTCGGCCTGGACATCGTGCGCCGGCTGGCGGAGTCGACCGGCGGCGACGTACGGATCGGCTCCTCCGTGCTGGGCGGCACCGAGGTACGGATCTGGATCCAGCTGGACGGGCGGGCGGCGCCGGAGCGCCAGCGCGGACACCGGGGAAGCGTGCGGCGCCGCCGCGGTCCCCGGCTGATCTCCTCCTGCAATCGGCCCGCGAACAAATAG
- a CDS encoding response regulator transcription factor, with the protein MASVLVVEDDQFVRSALIRHLTDASHTVRSVGTALEALREVAHFRFDVVILDLGLPDLDGSEALKMLRGITDVPVIVATARDDEAEIVRLLNAGADDYLTKPFSVEHLSARMAAVLRRARSGPAEAAPETVLRVGGLTVDPLRRQAELDGARLDLTRREFDLLAFLAGRPGVVVPRKELLAEVWQQSYGDDQTIDVHLSWLRRKLGETAARPRYLHTLRGVGVKLEPPAVPSPGAEQPPR; encoded by the coding sequence ATGGCAAGTGTGCTCGTGGTCGAGGACGACCAGTTCGTACGCTCGGCGCTCATCCGGCATCTGACCGACGCCTCGCACACCGTGCGCAGCGTCGGTACGGCACTGGAGGCGCTGCGCGAGGTCGCCCATTTCCGCTTCGACGTGGTGATCCTGGACCTCGGACTGCCCGACCTGGACGGCTCCGAGGCGCTGAAGATGCTGCGCGGCATCACCGACGTGCCCGTGATCGTGGCCACCGCCCGGGACGACGAGGCGGAGATCGTACGGCTGTTGAACGCCGGCGCGGACGACTACCTCACCAAGCCGTTCTCCGTGGAGCACCTGTCGGCCCGGATGGCGGCCGTACTGCGCCGGGCCCGGTCGGGTCCCGCGGAGGCGGCGCCGGAGACCGTGCTCCGGGTCGGCGGGCTCACCGTCGACCCCCTGCGCCGGCAGGCCGAGTTGGACGGCGCCCGGCTCGACCTGACCCGCCGGGAGTTCGACCTGCTCGCCTTCCTGGCCGGACGGCCGGGAGTCGTCGTCCCGCGCAAGGAGTTGCTCGCCGAGGTCTGGCAGCAGTCCTACGGCGACGACCAGACCATCGACGTCCATCTGTCCTGGCTGCGGCGCAAGCTGGGCGAGACGGCGGCCCGGCCCCGCTATCTGCACACCCTGCGCGGTGTCGGCGTGAAGCTGGAGCCGCCCGCCGTCCCGTCTCCCGGTGCGGAGCAGCCGCCACGATGA
- a CDS encoding spermidine synthase yields MGRSRNTRRGRAAVEAVVEDVDGGRAELVPDRERPRAWTLLIDGAPQSHVDLDDPAHLSFEYQRRIGHVIDLAAPPGRPVHAVHLGGGAFTLARYVAATRPRSTQQVVERDAGLVQLVRRELPLDPGARIRVRSTDARAGLAKVPDGWADLVVADVFGGARTPAHLTSAEFLDEVRRALAPGGVYVANIADGPPLTHLRGQIATAAARFPELALVADPAVLRGRRFGNAVLVAADHPLPVAELTRRAASDPHTARVEHGRALRDFTGGAAPVTDAAAVDSPAPPDSVFK; encoded by the coding sequence ATGGGAAGGTCCAGGAACACCCGCCGCGGGCGCGCGGCCGTCGAAGCCGTCGTCGAGGACGTCGACGGCGGGCGCGCCGAACTCGTCCCCGACCGGGAGCGGCCCCGGGCCTGGACGCTGCTGATCGACGGCGCCCCGCAGTCGCACGTCGACCTCGACGACCCGGCGCACCTGTCCTTCGAGTACCAGCGCCGTATCGGCCACGTCATCGACCTGGCCGCCCCGCCCGGCAGACCAGTGCACGCCGTGCACCTCGGCGGCGGCGCGTTCACCCTCGCCCGCTACGTCGCCGCCACCCGCCCCCGCTCCACCCAGCAGGTCGTCGAGCGCGACGCCGGTCTCGTCCAGCTGGTCCGCCGCGAGCTGCCCCTCGACCCCGGCGCCCGGATCCGGGTGCGCTCCACCGACGCCCGCGCCGGGCTGGCCAAGGTGCCCGACGGCTGGGCGGACCTGGTCGTCGCGGACGTGTTCGGCGGGGCCCGCACACCGGCCCACCTGACGTCCGCCGAGTTCCTCGACGAGGTCCGGCGCGCGCTGGCGCCCGGCGGGGTCTACGTCGCCAACATCGCCGACGGTCCGCCGCTCACGCACCTGCGCGGCCAGATCGCCACCGCCGCCGCCCGCTTCCCCGAACTCGCCCTCGTCGCCGACCCGGCCGTACTGCGCGGCAGACGCTTCGGCAACGCGGTCCTCGTCGCCGCCGACCACCCGCTGCCGGTCGCCGAACTCACCCGGCGGGCCGCCTCCGACCCGCATACCGCGCGCGTGGAACACGGCCGCGCGCTGAGGGACTTCACCGGCGGCGCCGCACCCGTGACGGACGCGGCGGCGGTGGACTCGCCCGCCCCGCCGGACTCCGTGTTCAAGTGA
- a CDS encoding histidine phosphatase family protein yields MAPRILLARHGQTEWSLSGKHTGRTDVPLLEEGRRGAKLLGERLHRAPLEGLPGVEVRTSPLSRARETCELAGFGERAETWDTLMEWDYGAYEGMTPAEIQAVRPGWLIWRDGVPRGESLADVTARADEVVAWAREADRDVLVFAHGHILRSIGARWLGLPLDFAARIRLNPTSLSVLGWAYGEPALESWNDLGHLAG; encoded by the coding sequence ATGGCACCGCGCATCCTGCTGGCCCGGCACGGACAGACCGAGTGGTCGCTGTCCGGCAAGCACACCGGCAGGACCGATGTGCCGCTCCTCGAAGAGGGCCGGCGCGGCGCGAAACTGCTCGGCGAGCGGCTGCACCGGGCCCCGCTGGAGGGACTGCCCGGCGTCGAGGTGCGCACCAGTCCGCTCTCCCGCGCGCGTGAGACCTGCGAACTCGCCGGCTTCGGCGAGCGCGCCGAGACCTGGGACACGCTGATGGAGTGGGACTACGGGGCGTACGAGGGCATGACGCCGGCCGAGATCCAGGCCGTCCGGCCCGGCTGGCTGATCTGGCGGGACGGGGTGCCGCGGGGGGAGAGCCTCGCGGACGTCACCGCGCGCGCGGACGAGGTCGTCGCCTGGGCGCGGGAGGCGGACCGGGACGTCCTGGTCTTCGCCCACGGGCACATCCTGCGGTCGATCGGCGCGCGGTGGCTGGGCCTGCCGCTGGACTTCGCGGCCCGGATACGGCTGAACCCGACGTCGCTGTCGGTGCTGGGGTGGGCGTACGGGGAACCGGCTCTGGAGAGCTGGAACGACTTGGGGCACCTGGCGGGCTGA